The following coding sequences are from one Lolium rigidum isolate FL_2022 chromosome 6, APGP_CSIRO_Lrig_0.1, whole genome shotgun sequence window:
- the LOC124660677 gene encoding NADP-dependent malic enzyme, producing MESTMKGVRGGGAPCVLDMDDAATVGGGVEDTYGEDRATEEQLVTPWTVSVASGYNLLRDPRYNKGLAFTEKERETHYLRGLLPPTVISQELQERKIMHNIRQYQLPLQRYMAMMDLQEGNERLFYKLLIDNVEELLPIVYTPTVGEACQKYGSIFSRPQGLYISLKEKGKILEVLKNWPERSIQVIVVTDGERILGLGDLGCQGMGIPVGKLSLYTALGGVRPSACLPITLDVGTNNEQLLNDEFYIGLRQRRATGQDYADFLHEFMSAVKQNYGEKVLIQFEDFANHNAFDLLARYGTTHLVFNDDIQGTASVVLAGLVAALRLVGGTLAEHTYLFLGAGEAGTGIAELIALEMSRQTETPIEECRKKIWLVDSKGLIVSKRKESLQHFKKPWAHEHEHVDNLLDAVNTIKPTVLIGTSGKGQTFTQEVVEAISSFNEMPIILALSNPTSQAECTAEQAYTWSKGRAVFATGSPFDPVEYNGKIHVPGQANNAYIFPGFGLGVVMSGAIRVHDDMLLAASEALAQQVTQENFEKGLIYPPFSNIRKISAHIAANVAAKAYELGLASRRPRPKDLVKYAESCMYSPIYRNYR from the exons ATGGAGAGCACCATGAAGGGGGTACGGGGAGGCGGCGCGCCCTGCGTGCTGGACATGGACGACGCGGCGACGGTGGGCGGTGGCGTCGAGGACACCTACGGCGAGGACCGCGCTACCGAGGAGCAGCTCGTCACACCCTGGACCGTCTCCGTCGCGAG CGGCTACAATTTGCTGAGGGATCCACGCTACAACAAGGGGCTTGCATTCACAGAGAAGGAGCGCGAGACACACTACCTTCGTGGTCTTTTGCCACCAACAGTCATATCCCAGGAGCTCCAG GAGAGGAAGATCATGCATAATATCCGCCAGTACCAGTTACCTCTGCAGCGCTACATGGCTATGATGGACCTTCAG GAAGGGAATGAGAGACTTTTCTACAAGCTCCTTATTGACAATGTTGAGGAGCTTCTCCCTATTGTGTACACTCCAACTGTTGGTGAGGCGTGCCAAAAGTACGGTTCCATATTCAGCCGTCCTCAGGGTCTTTATATCAGCTTGAAAGAGAA GGGGAAGATCCTTGAGGTGCTGAAGAACTGGCCAGAGAGGAGCATTCAGGTTATTGTTGTTACCGACGGTGAGCGCATTTTGGGGCTTGGAGATCTTGGGTGCCAG GGGATGGGGATTCCTGTTGGTAAGCTTTCCCTTTACACTGCTTTGGGAGGGGTTCGTCCATCTGCT TGCTTGCCAATCACATTGGATGTCGGCACAAATAATGAGCAACTTCTGAATGATGAGTTTTACATTGGCTTGAGGCAAAGAAGGGCCACAGGCCAG gattatgctgattttctgcaTGAATTTATGTCTGCTGTGAAGCAAAATTATGGGGAGAAAGTTCTCATTCAG TTCGAGGATTTTGCAAACCATAATGCGTTCGATCTCCTTGCAAGATATGGAACAACCCACCTCGTATTTAATGATGATATTCAG GGAACAGCTTCTGTGGTCCTTGCGGGGCTTGTTGCAGCACTAAGATTAGTTGGTGGTACATTGGCCGAGCACACCTACCTGTTCCTGGGAGCTGGAGAG GCTGGAACAGGTATTGCAGAACTTATAGCTCTTGAAATGTCAAGACAG ACAGAAACCCCAATAGAAGAATGCCGCAAGAAAATCTGGCTTGTCGACTCAAAG GGACTGATTGTCAGTAAGCGAAAGGAGTCCCTTCAACACTTCAAGAAACCATGGgctcatgagcatgagcatgttgATAACCTCTTAGATGCGGTCAAT ACTATCAAACCAACAGTTCTGATTGGCACATCTGGAAAGGGGCAAACTTTCACACAGGAGGTTGTCGAAGCCATTTCCTCATTTAATGAG ATGCCTATCATTCTTGCCTTGTCCAACCCAACATCGCAGGCTGAGTGCACGGCTGAACAAGCCTATACATGGAGCAAG GGTCGAGCAGTGTTTGCAACTGGAAGCCCATTTGATCCAGTAGAATACAATGGCAAGATACATGTGCCTGGCCAG GCAAACAATGCCTATATCTTCCCTGGGTTTGGCCTTGGTGTGGTGATGTCTGGAGCAATCCGCGTACATGATGACATGCTTCTTGCAGCTT CGGAGGCTCTGGCTCAGCAGGTGACACAGGAGAATTTTGAGAAGGGGCTCATTTATCCCCCCTTCTCGAATATCAGAAAGATCTCTGCTCACATTGCAGCCAACGTTGCAGCAAAGGCATATGAActtg GCCTAGCAAGTAGACGCCCTCGGCCAAAGGACCTGGTCAAGTATGCTGAGAGCTGCATGTACAGCCCGATTTACCGCAACTACCGGTGA